The region CCTCTTTCGCATGAACACAAACTTGCATATTGGCATCCGTTGCGGgaatttttttgacaaatttcACCGAGGTCGCATTTTTATGCATTGCAAGTCATGGAATCGTCCTCCCtcaatttgttaaattttgccCATAAAAGTTCTCTATATTCATTGGAGTATTCAGGTAAGATTCCATTTCCAGTATCAGGTGAGGATCGACAGCGTCTGGACTTCGACATGGTACATCACCCTTCCATGgacaacaaaaaatgaaaaaagaaacgatttaaaataaaaacagatcAGACATAGCTTTCTAGGCGGCAATTGTGCATCAATTAAGCAGCTGATAAACAGCTTGCTCAGAGCCCAGTGCATATTCATCATCTCCGCATCAAACAGTCCTTACAAAAACCTAATCAAAGTAAAAGTCATGGTGTAAAACAAAATCACcacaagagaagaaaaacccATCAATGGAAAATCATCATTAATAACTAACGTAATAACGAAGGGGTCCTCAGCAATTATGCTTGGTAGTTGTCATCCAGTGAAAATAATCAGGTCTCAAAGATTACATGCCATCATAGGATCCCCGCGTCAGATACACACTGATCCAAAACAAAGATTATTTCACAACTAGAAAGAAGATAGGAAAGATAGATTTGGCAGGGTATAATTCACTACGCCTGTGGAGAACAGAGGCGCAGCGACTCAATTTCTGCTCAAACTCTAAGCCTCTTGCAaacgaaaaaatattttcaagaaaccaaaaacaattattgtaTTTAAGGTTTCTATCAAGAGGCATCAAATGAGAAAACAAGATTTAAAACACGCAAACACATACATaagaaaaatgagagagagagagagagcacgaAAGGGCAAGAGAGAAGCGTAGCGAAACATGTTAATCGTCACATCATGATAAAACCCTAAATGGCTTCTGCTTAATTTGGTCATGGGATTATATACTGGTAGCCTGCAAGAGCTGATAGGGTTTTTTGGCTCTGCGGATTACCGAAAAACCCCTCTGTGTACACAATATATAAAGTAGACTTGAAAGAGCCCAATGGCAAGTCATGTCCACAGCTCATTGTTAAAGCTTTGAATCCAAACCCAACCCATATCAccttgttctttcttttctatttttttagtttttatcgaGAGGCGTTGCCATGAgggaattattattttgtttctatgtttttaatgaaataattagttaatctctttttatttaaaaataaaacgttgaattcttatattttattttttttatttattccttttagtttcttatgatgattttgttatttattttctaaaatatctcatttttaattaaaaaattaaaaatttactgAAAGATGAAAGTttagaaatctcaaaaataaattatgatttttgaaaaCTATTGACTAATTTACAAGGTAATTAGGTATAATTCCTATTACTTTGGCTGGATTATTTGTAATTGCTTATTTATAATATAGACATTGTGACTGGTTggatctttaattaattaatatccatatttttatttttattttaattcacagGAGATCAAATTAAGATTAATATTCAAgtttttccctaaaattttttacttaacaaaacaagaatgaaatTACGCTATAGGATTTTAGCctacaatattaaattatgaagATCTATCTTCTGCCGAACTGAGCTAATAAACACAAGCACTCTTGATAATCTACactcttgataaaaaaacatgggatTAAACATGGCTCATTCGAATTAAAACTAGTTTTAGAAGCGGCTTAGCTCGGATTGCAAATGGATAACTCTCAACATTATAATTTTGGTTTTAGGGTTGTATCGAGAAAAATAGATGCAGTTTGCAAGAAAAAATCTTCTTACAAAACCCAACTTATTGGTTAATtctttgtttgtaatttgaCCAAAAGGATCTCCAAATCCGAAAATCAATCGACCATTAAAAGCATTCATGATagacaattataattttatttattttttaaaaaagcgaCAGAGCAGGTTCATGGAAGCAAAAGATGCACTCTTTTTCTCCATCTCCATGCAGGTTTCCTAGCTTCTATACCCATTCCCGCTTATATTAGAGGTGATTTACTACTTACTCTCTATACCCGCCATCACAGGAGGTGAATTTGCACCGGAGGAAGGTTcatgtgattttattttattttttatccatttataTTGAGTGCAcagtgttagagaataatataaatcatattctaggacctcacctaacagtttaagctattgggcagagatggttctttgacatggtatcagagccttgatgaccaaatggtctcgagttcgaatctcaccatcctcatttatttgataaaaattaagcacaaagatAATGCAAGtctgtgtaagtttcaagcccaaagggctttcacttgaaggggtgtgttagagaataatataaatcatatcataggacctcacctaacagcttaagctattgggtagagatgattctttgacacacagatcatcaaaaaataaaaatatgttgcataaattgtttaaaatatattttgaaaagattataaGTATAATAAATGATTTATGTGTATAAATTCGAGCAGGGAGATCCACGAGTAAAGGATACTTTACCCGTCTCCATGACCCAGGACGCCGAGTATTGTTTTACTCCTTTCATCCTCTCACTTCTAGATGGACAAAATTTCCTCCATCTTCACTCGATTGGTTAAAATATTTGGTATTTGTAAGTCTGGCTACATCATAaaccttcaattttttattttcctagacAATCATGCACTCGAAAGGATATTAAAGGAGTTGTTTGGtattatttatcttaaaaaaaacataaaaattgtttgttatggatttattttatttttttgaaaaatttggaaacagtttatttgattttgagatttttttacaGTGCTTGGTTTCTATATtcttgagggaaaaaaaacttctatctttgttttaaaattttcgaAAACAAAAACGGAGGACATGAAAGTACCTCCAACCCCAAGCAAAATCAAAACGATCACAATTTAGGGAGACGGTGAGTCCACATCGATGGTCCACATCTGTGCGTTGAGCTAATAGCCCATGAAAGTTGGCCATCAAACCCACATTTAAGCCTAACCATTTCGGTTTGCTTTATAACATGAAAGTTTACTCATGGAAGGTTTTAGGGCCCAAATACTGCCTATTCTAGATGAGTTCCGgtggtttaaaaattaaataaataatctcaatccataaatcttaaaattatttaataagctattaatatataatttatgctattaattaattttaatttaaaaaatgataaaattcaaacatGTGATCAAATagttattaaaatcataatacaaataattatttcagtataaaaaattaaagctatTAGATACGATATCTTGTTATCCGGTaaactttcttttatatatatacaataaaaaaactaccttCCGAATCTCGctgtcaatttaaaaaacatgtagaGTTGTAAATATTCTAAAAAGGAAGGCCACCGACTTAAGTTGCAGCAGGCAGCAGCCGCTATGATGTCATGGCTCGGAGGGAAGAACTGTCCGGTGTAAATATGCTGCGATGGGAAGGAATAAATCGCAGGCCTGTGAAAGGGTctagttattaaaaattaaattaaattaaataagttttattaaattactattttactcaatttgatttaactaaaaaaatgagtcaatcaaattttaaatcctGAATTATTGAGGTCGTTAGTTAagttggatttaataattatatcttataccatgtaaaacaaaaaaaggaaaagtaaactaaaaaaagGGCAGAGACGCTTATGGCAGAAACTGAAACCATCAAAGAATTGCACGCGTGACACATTGTCTTGTCCCTTGTAGCTTTAATACGCGTGGACGTCACGATCACCAACATCAATAATGATATAATAGCATATTCCTtgacaaaatgttttttattttaaaatatattaaaataatatttttattttttaaatttatttttataatattattaaatcaaaacgatttgaaaatatattaaaaaaatcaaaaacactGTTGAaacgtaaaaaataataaactttaaatcGTAGTTAAGAAATCCGGATCGGCTAAACTTGACCTTCAacctattattttttcatatattttttttattcaaaaaaacaatattttatttttaaaaaaaatataaagatcaaACCTACTACCTaagttttattctaaatttattcccgagtttgattttaaaattatacataaaaGAATTGCATGTGTGACACATTGCCTTATCCGTTGTATGCTTAATATGCGTGGAGGTTACGATTATAATCACCACTATgaggtttttaattaaatcatgtggAAGTTGATTCGATTTAAATTGATCAATTTCATGGATTTAAGGGTAACATgaattatcattaaaaacatgagttggcttttaaaaaaatttaagattatagtttttttaaaatatcaagacaataataaattagattGACTCTGGTCCTCCCGCTATCCGATTCATGGActttattgaatttgataaccattttttatatagaaatgttatttaattatatgataaaaatagatgtttATAGAATTAAACACCGACcctaaaataaacatttatccGAGACCGCAATAACCCCGTGTAAAGCAAACAAAAGTAGATCATGCAATTTATCTACTAACcaatataatattgaaggataatgaagttaaaaaaaatcaattaaaacaatcaaataacaaaaaaaaaacatatatgattgATGGATAAACTTATTAAACTTATGAATCACGTAACTCGGGATAGCACGTCAAATTCATGAACCGGGTTATGAACCCctttaagattataattttttttcaagctatttttttatttaaatatacaataccaaaaatagaaaatcacaAAATCGAACATCAACCTAATACCgagatatttgtttgagaccACGATAACCtcgtaaaaaataaaacgaaacTAAATATGAgactaaattctcaataaaaccagcatatataaataaaataataataaaaaagttaaactcgTCAAACCTACGAACCAAGCTAACTAGCCAAACATGTGAATAGCTTtataaagtttataaaatttaataacataatttcttttcaaaactatttttttaaccacacgagaaaaaaaaatttgacaataacaaagtcaagttcaattaaaaaaaaaacagatagagTGAGAAGACATCTTAAAAACCCGTAAATCGGGGTAACTTGGACTATCTTGATAAATTTACAAACCACATTAACCATGTAAAAAGGCAAAGCCCTAGTATTAAAAGACGAAGTAGACAGaggtaaattaaaaacaaacaataaaaaaaggaaaaaaaagtataacaTTGTAAATTTACTATTAGAATCCACAATACAATGGGTGTGAGTGAACAACGATTATCCCACaccttttagtttttgttagtgcatatttttatattgttagatattatttattatgtgcCATATAAGGGTTAAAACTTTTTTGAACATGGAAAAATAATATCCAGGCTGTAATGAACTATATGATGTTGCTATTAAACTAgacttatttgatttttcttggtttGATTCTTTACCTGGCCTTAGCTTAGAATTAAACTCATGAGAATTGTTTTTATGTGATCCTATTAACTTGAGAAGTTTAAAAACAAGTTAgataactagtaaaaaaaatgatttgatttaattttttttaagataatatttttttaaaaaaataccaagacAACAATATATTAGATAGACTTAAGTTTCACGGGTTTACAAACTACACACATGACTTAGTTCATGGACTCCACTaggttaatttcttttttaaaaaactactttATACTTAATGacatattaacaaaaataaacgcttataaaattaaacaccaacCACCAGGGTGTCTATTTAAGACTACGATAATCTTATGGAAAGTTAACTGAAACAATTATTAAGATCAGTtcaaaatcaatctaatattgaagaattatACCTATAAAAGGCATAAAGGATCCAATCAagagaaacaaaatgaaagatgagattttaattaaaaaaaactatctgaCATTGTAGATCTAATGGGTAAATCTTAAAATCTTTTGAGTTAACTCCTTGATTAACatgtgtttaaaattaaaatgcatggaAGTTGATTTTACATTACCCATTTTACTTGACAAGGCCAAAAACATATCGAATAATAGTAAAAGTatggtttgattttgaaaaaaatttaatgatacttttttttaatattgagatgacgaTTTATTGGATTACCCTTGGTtaataacacaaaataaattatgattagcaatcaaaattaataaaacattgaagaaaaaaaagaaagaaaatatttgaaaggtataatttaagaaataaatagaaaaaagggaaaaaaggttcattttttttttaaaaaaaatcgaggTGATTAAGTGTTCATATGAAAAGCTAAGCACCATGAAGTTCTCCATTTTTTTCAGTGGAGAGAGTAACAGATAATTTAAATCTCACAGGACTTTCAAATCATAACAAATACAActataaaaatgatataaaatcaacattgcatctacaataaaaaaatacaattcttATTATCAgacattttaattgttttgccTCACACCATAACACAACACAATCAAGTGCAAGACAACATAAAACAACAACCGAAGCATAGCAGCACAAGGTAAGACAAACGAGACAACATTGCCAAACAAACTTTTAGACATTTTCGTGCGCCAATACCAGACACCACCTAAATCTtgatagcagcagcagcacttCTCTCAAAATCTCCATGTAAAgacaatattttattgaaacgTGATGAGTCTGTATTTGCTCACGCATAATGGTATCGGACTGGCATCCATAGAAGGCCGAAAACTTTGTTCTTCTGTGATAGCAATGCTCAAATCTACGACGatcaaggaaaacaaatagaataattaatttcagaGAATAAGTCCACCACTTGCCTTTCAAGAATCTAAAAAGTTATACGCCACTCAAAAACCCCACAGCCGAatacaaatcaaataaagaatCCAGCAAGTAGTAACAACTCGAATAGCAGTAACATCGGCCTCGAAACTTCCAAGAGAAGACCTATCAAGTGGGCACGGCAGAGTGTATGCCATAATTCGATCTTGACCCATGACAGAGCAAACTTGACCTACCAGCCAAACAAAAGAATACCAAACAGCCAACGAACGACCAGCCTCGCATCAAAGATTCAAAAGGTAgatccttccttccttccacAGAAGACGACACGTCACTGCACACGTACCTCACGAATAAAATCAATCCACGTGTACAAAGTTTAGACTTCCAAGTTCTTGTGAATCAAGTCACATGCCCCgtaaattttttgtttggtttgacaCACCAACCCTCTCTCTCTATTTAAGACAACAAACTTGACAAGTTCTCCTGTTGTTTTGCCTGCCTTATTTTCATCAACAGCTTCCTAGAAAGAATCCCAAGCCTGATCTCTCTTCACCGAAATGTGCCCATCTGGGACAAGTCTAGCTGCAGGGACCAAACGGGGTGGTGCAAGATCAGATTTCAGGCCAGCATTTGATGTTCTTGATGCAGACCATGACGGGAAGATAAGCAAAGATGATCTTCGCATGTTTTATGCAGGGTTTTCAAGTAATGGTGCCGATGATGATTTTATAGGCTCAATGATGTCTGTTGCGGATTTTAACAAAGATGGGTTTGTTGAGTATGATGAATTTGAACGTGTTTTGGATGGTGCTAGTGAAAAGAAGAAATCTTCATCGTCAACAAGGTCTGGTTCTGGGGTTATGGAGGATGTATTTAAGGTCATGGATAAAGACGGGGATGGAAAACTGAGTGTCGATGATCTGAAGAGTTATATGCAATGGGCAGGGTTTGATGCTTCTGATGATGATATTAAAGCTATGATAAAATTGGCTTGTTGTTCTGGTGGCGGTGATAAAGATGGCGTCACTTTTGATGATTTCCTTAAGATTTTGGCTCTTGATAATTCTTCTGTTGCATAGtacttttgaaattttaacctttGATTTTGTCCTGCTTTTTTGAAAGAAGATGCTCATTAATTTTGAATAGGATATGTTTATGTTCTGCCACATGAAATTGTTGTGTagcaaattatgattttttggtGTAAAGTGATGCCAATTAGGATGCATTGCCAGCTTTGTTTGTGATGCTGATGCTTCTCTTAAATGTCTTGTTTTCTGTCTCATGCTGTGTGCCTATTAAAACTTCCTCTGATTTCTGTGGTGCCCAAATCTGCTGGTCTTTTTGCAGTGATGTATTCACGTTTAGCTTCTTACATTCTCTTATCACTGTGGCAACTTCAGAAATAACTGGCCGTTTagtattgggttttttttttcaaattaattttctttaatgtttttgaatcatttatgttaattttttttttttaaaataaagattattattgtaataaatttctaaataaaaatgacTTTAAAAAACAGATATTTAAAAACACCCAAAACGAAGTTCAGAAGAAATCATGCAACAGACAAGCCGTTGGGCAATAGGAAAACTATTGCGAGAAAAGCACAGATTAATACACTTCTGCTGCTTGCAGAGTATTTGCGGAGCTACAGCACAAAATTTGTAACGTGAAAGACTCACCAAGTCGATTTCTGTTGCCGCTCACACTGACAAACAATCTGTTCTCAAGAACCGTTGCACAATGCTCGAGTTTCTtcgttttgcttttgtttttcaaggaGCGGGGTTTTCTAAGCACGCCATATGAGGTCGAAAGGCCAATGAAACTTGTGCTCTACCGGCATCTCTCATTTTTCAAGGCGGGTGTTTaaaatactctaaaaaaaaatccaaaaacaaaccGTTCCAAACACCCAAGACGTCTCCATTTGAAGCAAAAGGCTAGGACATTCTGTCACAAAATTTATCCGCGGAGGACACAGCAGAAAACTTAAAACTGTTCTTTGAATGATTTGGAAATTCAAGCCATAGATAGCAGATATAAATGTGTATAATAATACAAGAGATGAGACATTAGAGCCCATCAATGGAGATGACACATCAGACCCCATCAATAATACAAGGCATTTGGCATCACATTAGAGCCCATCAATGGAGATGACACATCAGACCCCATCAATAACACAAGGCATTTGGCATCACATTCAGGAGAATATCATAAGACATGCAATCAATCACTACATCCTACTGCTCTGACAACTAAAGTACTAAGCCAAGTTGCAACTCGGAGTAGCATTGTTAACTTCTGGCTCGCTGCTCTACCAATGCATTGTTAACCCAGAAGCCGGGATTACTTAGACCAAATCTATCTTCCCATTCTCTAGAGGCTTCTTTATGAACTTGTAACATACAAAGGTAAGTAAATCGCGCTCCATctctgtgatttccatgctgCCACAGTATATAGATCTTATCAGTAAGCAAACAgataattcattttctttcttataaGAAATCAAATACAGCCCAACCGATAAAGAAGGGTTGCCTTGTAAAGGCCAATAATTACAGTCATCAATTACCTGTACTCAGGCTCGAAGTCAAGGCCAGAAAGATATTGCTTGGCTTTGCAGATAACGAATGTGTCAAGTCGGGGCACTGGCACTATTGACGTACAGATTAGAACAATGAAAAACTCATTTTAGTTACTGTCTAGGTGCGTGTACTCAAGtacataaaagttaaaaaacggACAAAACTGAGGAAAGATTAACTGGGACACTTCTTGAACCTGGTAACAGACACCCCTATCTAGAAGTTAGAATTGTCCTATGTTGGACAGGAAAATCTACAAATTAGATGACTAAACGAAAATAAGGAGAGGAGAGGCTAAGCGGAAGCAAGGGAGGAAAATGATATGCATAAAGCCAGTGATGTTGTTAATGAGCATATGATGCTATAAATACAGTGAAAGCATTGTtttacaagaaattaaagagGGAGGTAATGAAATCCAAAGAACAGGAAACACAATAAATTGACTAGCAGATAAGCAAGAAAAACACTTCTAGAATAAGATAACACATGAAATCTAGGATAAAACAAGCTTAATGAGGAACATCTCTTTTCCTCATTCCTAAGATCTGTAGATGCATGCTTTTCAGTCATGGAGGCATACATGTGCGAGGATCATCCAGTGCTTCAGCAATTTCATGGATCAGAGACTACAGAGTGCAGCAGCGAGCTACTAACAAGCTCATTTAACCATTGGGTAGCTTATGATTGGATAGCAGTTCTTGGGCACATCTAACAATAAAAAGGCTCGAGTAAGGTCAAATCCCTCTCTCAATCACAGTTCCGGAAGTTGCAAGTAAAACAGGTTTGTCtacaaatccaaaaatattctcTCAATGAGAATATTATAGTTGGATGACAAGTGCATGACAACTTAGGTTCGGTTTCACAAGCTCATTTCAGGCACTAGCTAAATTTGCATTCACATTGTCATCACAAAGTAGCATCAATAAATCATGAGAGCAGTAGTTGGATGCATCCAACAATAGAAAGGCCTGCTATGCTTGAAATCCTTCTCTCATCACTCAGATTgtgaaaattacagaaaaacaagttttttggAAAGTAGATAACTATTCTCTTGACAAGAATATTGGGATTTCTACAACATGCTTAATGGAAAATATAAACCATTCCTACATTCCATTTGCATATTCGAAGAAAACAACAACTTGAGCATCTCAGATAATGATTTGAAAATGCCAACTCGAG is a window of Populus nigra chromosome 10, ddPopNigr1.1, whole genome shotgun sequence DNA encoding:
- the LOC133705712 gene encoding calcium-binding protein CP1-like, which encodes MCPSGTSLAAGTKRGGARSDFRPAFDVLDADHDGKISKDDLRMFYAGFSSNGADDDFIGSMMSVADFNKDGFVEYDEFERVLDGASEKKKSSSSTRSGSGVMEDVFKVMDKDGDGKLSVDDLKSYMQWAGFDASDDDIKAMIKLACCSGGGDKDGVTFDDFLKILALDNSSVA